The genomic stretch TATTACAATCTGGTTTCTTTTGGCCAACATTATTCAAAGATGCCCATGCATTTGTTAAGAAATGTGACCAGTGTCAGAAAGCAGGAACAATCACAAGAAGGCATGAAATGCCTTTGAATAACATCTTTGAGGTTGAGATTTTTGGTATGTGGGGGATAGATTTTATGGGACCATTCCCATTGTTCAAAGGAAACCTGTCATGACCTAATTCCACTATAGACCGTGATcgcgcccaacaccattgctaggcaagccaacactgatcAACTAGTGATTTTCCATTTAAATAAATTACTAAGTGGATAAAATTCTTCATTTGCTAAAAGGTTTATAAATTTACCAATGAAACAAAATTAAACGGAAGCAATGAATACAAGCTGTAATCATGTATACAATACCAAAAATtataagtctactagtgtgtgtgccaagacctgctATCACAAGTTtgtgggcaatctagtagaatatacaaaagaatgctAGCCtactgtctgaaaggaaatagacaGAAAACAAAGCATAAGAGAGACTCCAGCTGTTGCTGAACGGCTCAAAACGGCAGCTCACCGGGAAACTCTCGAGTTGGGGGTCGAATCTACGCACCGGAATGGTGACCATatgcacctgcctcaaatcctgtacaatcaagtacagaagtgttgcgtgagtacataaaaatatataccagtaagtatctagtctaaccttgaagaagtagtgactaggggtcgactccgacacttactaaggCCAACAATATAACAATATGAAGTTTCTAATTTGAGCATAATATCTAGAGATGAACAATTCTCCCATCATAATTAAGAATCACAATAAAAAATTTCctttatttaaaacaagtgatctCTCAACAATAGTTTACACAAGTTTTAAATAGTTTTCAACTCTAGTATCACACACGAATACCATCGAGGAtgttcggcccgatccaacataaatgtgaaatgtgcactgctgagggtcgaacggcgcgaaccatagatgcatctattaacctaccAAGGTGAACgtcccgctcccatgagagtagtatAAATAGTCCCCCACTCGCAGAATATACCTGCGACGCGGTTAAATGTAAATATAACATAACTTttctcaattcttttcaaaataataatttactTGAGACCTTTGAAATCTTAAATTCCTTCACTTAGTTCCATTCAATGCAATTCAACAAATATGATCAGATAACGGTATCCATAAAGCACGgtgtaagcctaaaactactgGGACATAGCAGGAATAGTAGTtacgtatggactctcgtcacttcgtgcatacgtagcccccacaaataatcACATTttaattaattcacctatgggaaATTTtcatcttacaaggttagaaaagagacatACCTCGTCCCAAGGCCTActtccaaactcaagaatgcgctcaaaccctcaaatcggaGCCGAATGATCCAAAACTGTTCACATTGTgtaaaaactaatcaatatatgttcaagagttcatattctaactattaaagcaatttcccaactctaaatgcaagattcctaaaattaaCCCCCGGACCCACATGTCTGGATTCCAGaaattttcgaaggaagttgtttcccataacctaaggaacataaatatatgattatcaCTAAGtttcatggtcaactttatcgtAAAAATCTCATTCTTATTaaaccctaggtttttcatctaatcCATGATTTCTATCAATTTTCATGTTGAAATTTACCCAAAATCTATGTATCGAACTCACAAAAAGTATAAATTACTTACCTCTAAAAGCTAGGTGGAAacctctcaagaagctccaatAATCGCCTAGAGAGTGAGAGAAAATGAGTGAAAATTGCTTAAGTCCCGTATTAAGTGAACCTCTCTGCCCCAACGATTTTTTCACCTACGGTGCCTAGGCCGCACCTGCGGATCTGCTTTTGCGGACCAGATGTCCGCTTCTGTGGAGTTGGTTGGGCCAGctggggccgcacctgcggacgGGCTACCGCTtatgcggtaccgcttctacgTATAGGGAACCGCATATGCGGAACCTGGTTTGCCATCCTTGGATCACATCTGAGGGTCTTGGCTCGCACCTACAGGAAtaggatcgcaggtgcggttataccagAACTGGTGCACCAGCAGCCCTGTTGAGTTTCAAACTCAACTCGCGTATCGTTCGAATGGCACCCAGAGCCCCCAAGACCCTATCCAAAGGAATTATAAAACGGACTCACTCGAACTCACAGAACACctgaaacaacatcaaaactaagaatcgTACCCTAAAACTAATCGAACCAAACTTAAGAAcatcaagttcttcaatttacttccaatgcgctgaaacgtacttatactactcggaatgacaccaaattttgcatgcaagtcttaaatgataatACAGAACTATTCCCGGTCTTGGAATCCTGTTTGGACCTTGAtaacaccaaaacctactccaaaccaaatttaaagaactttcaAAACCTTCacgaaccaactttcactattcgGCGCCAAAACACTCCCTGGTCATGCAAAACCctatccgaacatacgcccaagtctgaaatcaccatacaaacctattggaaccattaAATTccaattccgaggttgtttactcaaaatattgaccgaagtcaaacttgtcCATTTAAGCCAACCTTATAGAACTAAGTGCtctgatttcaacccaaactctttcaaatcttGAACTAACCATCttcgcaagtcataaatcagtgaAAGCAAGTACGGAATATCTTATTTAGGGAAAtagggttctagaaagcaaaataatTATTCGGGTCATTACAAAACAAATTCATTTTGCTAGCAGTTGACTATATGTCAAAATGGGTAGAGGCGATTGCATTGCCAACAAATAATGTCATGGTGGTAGCTGCATTTGTGAAAAGAACATATTCTTGAGGTTTGGGACTCCACGTTCCTTGATTATTAATGAAGGGACACATTTTTGCAATCGGTTGTTGAATAATCTTCTAGCTAAATACCGAGTCCGCCATAGACTGAGATGTCTAAAagagaaataaagaaaatattagaGAAGACGATGAGTGTGAATATGAAGGATTGATCTGCAAAGTTTGATGATTCCTTGTGGGCATATAGAACTACATATAAAATGCCAATTGGGGTGTTGCCTTATAAGCTTGTTTATGGGAAGGAATGTCACTTGCCTGTTGAACTGAACACAAAGTATATTGGGCCATTAAAAAGTTGAATATGGACCTTGAAGCCGTGGGGTGAGAAGAGGCTCTTGCAGTTGAATGAGTTAGATGAGTTCAGGCTGCACTCTTATGAAAATGCTAAGctatataaagaaaagacaaaaagatgGCATGACAAGCGTATCAAGCCACGCTACTTCGAGCCAAGCCAACAGGTATTATTGTTCAATTCTAAGCTCAAGTTGATTCCTGGGAAGTTAAAGTCGAGATGGAGAGAGTCACTCATTATGGTGCAATTGAGTTGCGCACATTAAATGGTGAAAGAAAATTTTTAGTGAATGGACACAGAGTAAAGCACTATTAGGGAGGTATAATTGATCGGGAGAAGACCAAATTTGTACTCGCTGATGAGTAAGTGATGCCCTGGATTGTGCCGCAACGTTAAAGCATGCACTTGTTAGGAGGCAACctaatttttatttctttcacagtttagcttcttaattttttttttagttagAGTATAATAGAGTTTGCATTTGCTTTGTAGGCATAGAATTATAGGTAGAATAGTGTGGAACATGCAAATTTGGTATATAAAAGGCTCGGGGATCGGGATGTTATACAAAAACAAATCGTCGAAACAGTGCCCAAGCTAGTGCCCCACGCTACCTAGGGCACCCAAAATAGTGTATCAAAACACCCCAGCGCCAGGTATAGCGTGGAGCACTGGGCTTGGGGGTAGCCagataattattttttattttcatttatttattatattaataaACAAGCCCATTTAACCCAACCAATATAACCATCTACACTAACATTATAACCCATCTTATTACTCATACCCACCCACAACATGAAATGAAACATAACTCAAACACCTCCCTCCCAAAATACCCAAacacatctctctctctctctctctctctctctctctctctctctctctctctctctctccagcTTTCAAGTTTCTGCCTTGAGCTCTCTCTCTCAAATTTCTCAAGTTTTTCTCTTCCTCTCATCCTAAATTCTATAGGTATattttcttctccttctccttctctttctccttcttcttcttcttcttcttcttcttcttcttcttcttcttcttctcctccttcttcttcaacttcTCTATCTCTCCAGCTTTCAAGCTTCTTCCATGAGCTTTCTCTCTCAAATTTCTCAAGTTCTTCTCTTCCTCTCATCCTAAATTCTATAGGTATATTTTCTTCTTatcctccttctccttcttctacTCCTtatcctcctcctccttctccttctccctctccttctccttcttcttcttcttcttcttcttaataAGTAGATGATAATGAACACCACATCTCCCCGTTTCCCTAATCCCCCAATTTTCCCTAAGTGCTTCTTAAGAGTTGTTCTATGGTGGGTGGTCTAGTTATTAGCCGAAATTAGTTGTGGTTGTATTCTATACGGAGTAGTAAACTAGAATTCCCTCTACTTCATTGAAATTTGGTAGGGCCACCATGTTCTACCATTGTTAAACTAGAATGCAGACACTTcgtgcccacaaggtgtttgttAAAATGTTTGAATGGATATTTTGTACAccggtgaagtctgagtaatcgAGTGTATTTGTATATGATATTGGGCTAAGTATGGGGTGTGTAGGGAAGATTTTAGATGCTAGGGAGCTTGGTCTCAATGCACACATATTGCCCACACCATGTATCCTATATGATGTATGTTGTAGAATATTGTAGAGTTAGCAAATTTAGTTTAGTTGAAGTAGTTGTGGAGATTAAAGCACCATATGCCACTTGTTTGCATTGAGGTGAATTCACTTGTCCATGATAAATCACTTGTTTATGTGGCATCgttagtgccttttatctattgtGTGTCATGGGAAAGTCTTGAGTATCCATGGCCTTGTGGTGTTGTGataacccaaaatgtcatcttgtTATTTAAAAGTTAATTTTGTGTTTCGAGGTATTAAAAACCTCCTTTATCTCTCCTCTATttgaccctccgggactgtcggAACATGTGTTcaggtccgtttatccaaaatataggacttgggcgtatgcccggaattgaattctgaggttcCTAGCCCGAGgaaggaatttttgaagaaaattgataAGACTGAAAATGCAATAACGAAAATGATTTGATCTtgttagtatcgggcccgtattttggttccgtagCCCGGTGAAGGTTTATTATAATATTTAAGccttatctgtaaaatttggtgaaaaacggaagtgatttgatgtaactcggacctttggttgagaaattGAAAATTTTCAAACTATCTtgaaatttcatgcaatttggtgctaaatttgttgttgtttatgttattttagagatttgatcgcacgagcgaGTTTATATGATGTGTTAAAACCTGTGTGCGTGTTTGATCTGGAGCCCCGAGggcgggtgagtttcggataggctacatgATGTGTAAACTTAGAAAAGACATGTGTTGATTAGTTCCAGAAAAATTGCACGTCTCTGATCCtagaagtgcggccgcggagtAAAATTTGTGAACCATGGTAGAATTTCACGGCCACGCCGGGAACTTCGCAGACCGCGGTGGGGTTCTGCGGACTGCGGTGGGATTTCGCGGTCAGTGGTGGGGGTAAGGCCAAGTATTGTGTCCGTGCCTGATACTCCACAGACTGCGGTGAAGTTCGCGGCTACGGTGGAATTTTGCGGTCAACATTTTGGGGATCGGAGAGGGCTATAAAAACGGAACTTTTCAtccatttttcaatttttcaaaaccctaaaacataagaggcgatttttcaaatactctttcttccccaaatcataagtaagtgattttaaactcatttctttcactccttagcttctttttacaagatttcttcctagaatctagggttttcatggtagaattgagaattttgggtagaacttagaaattttaaaatttggggatttagacctcaaattgaggtcggattaaaaaaccaattatatatccgggcttgTCGGGCCCCcttttttttctcgcgaaatagggtttatgacattgacaactcttttaatgggtattaaaagagaagagtcgccacctaatgattaaagtgcattaggacactaagaagagtttgatttaggaaaatgagatatcgggtaagggcttgaaattagcccaaagggaaggtgttagacacccctcaagatccactgtGCGGTTCCCGACCAtactataattgtgactttaagtaagcaaataagagtttcaaatatgaaggggttttcacataatggttgcaaatagatagaattaaaagaagtgaaaggcaagctgaaatttgagaaaaatggtttaaaattttgaaaggtaaacaacgaaataaacaagtaaagggaagcagggtcctaagtttataaataatacggatcaccccacacaatgtccggtaatctcTCCTCgacgaggggttacacgtgacattatcgcgtggtcatcacatccatatctaccctttcccaccccgttaaggtgttaaagcacgGAATAGtcttgtttacttattgcatgctattacccgccccaatcctatcatcCCCGGAGGttcttgggactactaatcctataaTGGTGGAAAAgttggcttatttgtggtttcaaaaggtaaaaataataaggcgacaaacaaaacatgtatagcaagtatTGGGAAAACACATAAACAGGTATGACTCAAATAAACctcttcaaatcaaagaaagcatatagtttaacatgtcttacacgtactgattagggtctgattaaaacttaaaaggctaaagcaggctgattcatcacatattttcagataataAGTTCGAATTAGACATGCTCGCTGGTTGTAATTAACGATAAAAAACTGGTGAAGTCAtaacttttatcctaaggcttgtctaagtgttagacgaaacctataggcatgatatctgctggtttcagaaaagatgaagtgtactgattttagaagaggccgtcagttattcagggaagacgagttttgacaaaagattctGCAGATGTTGGACAATGATTTTGCCaattttagacttatagatgAACGAAAACGTTTCATACTAGGttgttaattcctataggcatgctttctagacgttgttgactttaaaaatattgttattgatatgcagaaatcctataggcaagtcatctatatgcagttagttatttaactcctataaacaggtttggcagatgacagatgcatatgcaaattgcaggaagtcctataggcatattatctatatgatatgcaaaatttcataaatgacttatggacatggtctctatataatacagaagtgcagaaacctataggcatggtctctatataatgcaGTAGTGCAAAAACCTATAGACATattatctatatgaaatgcaaaagtgcagaagtacaataattccctatgaacatgatatctatatgaaatgcagaagtgcagaagtataataattccctatgaacatgatatcgatatgaaatgcagaagtgcagaagtataatgattccctatgaacatgatatctatatgaaatgcagaagtgcagaagtataatgattttctatgaacatgatatctacccctttgcatgcatgattccctcccttttcactagccatacCCAATaattattacaagttattacagcccggaatgaaataagaaaagcaaaattaaaagtacaaccaatgggagcctaattcagactccatgtctgaaatatgagatgaatcaactctaaagatcatgatccaaagccttcctctcatctttggatgtgtcagagtttcctaagagCCTCATAAGGACTACGGGTAGTGCTTATACCCAAATGTTACCAGATTAATAAcata from Nicotiana sylvestris chromosome 12, ASM39365v2, whole genome shotgun sequence encodes the following:
- the LOC138882626 gene encoding cell wall integrity and stress response component 1-like, which codes for MERVTHYGAIELRTLNGIFSSPSPSLSPSSSSSSSSSSSSSSSPPSSSTSLSLQLSSFFHELSLSNFSSSSLPLILNSIGIFSSYPPSPSSTPYPPPPSPSPSPSPSSSSSSS